From Methanobacterium sp., a single genomic window includes:
- the recJ gene encoding single-stranded-DNA-specific exonuclease RecJ, producing MVRSAEDIKIYSHIDCDGIAAGSILSSMLDKLEKYHEVEFITLDKIDSIEIESELTIFSDLGSGQNVDKLGNPTSKILILDHHPPIRPMVYDKHVFNKFLELNPYYYGLDGSYEVSGGGMSYLLARTFGFYDLSWFGVLSAVGDMQNSLTGKLLGLNRNILNDAIENRLISSANDLSIYGRQTRPIFIALSYFGDVNLPITGNRNECIEMLKSLDIKIKDGKKARTLSDLREEEKSKIFSELVKMLSREVPQKYIKHLPKLIAGEYYEFLDEEKYTPLRDASEFSTAVNACSRHNNPDIAFKVLKGDRKLALDEMEYLTREHRIYLARKMDWMREEDRIVQLKNIQYFEGSEIKSEVIGTVAGMSLSYGDWRKPIIGFTPIDNNRIKVSLRCSRLLAYDGIHFGNIIRKIAVELGGNGGGHSVACGAYIKSDKIDKFLKLFDEYLNRKL from the coding sequence ATGGTCAGGAGTGCCGAGGATATTAAAATATACAGCCATATTGACTGCGATGGAATAGCTGCCGGTTCTATACTTTCATCCATGCTTGATAAACTGGAAAAGTATCACGAAGTAGAGTTCATAACACTGGATAAAATTGATAGTATTGAAATTGAAAGCGAACTTACAATATTTTCTGATCTTGGATCTGGCCAGAACGTGGATAAGTTAGGTAATCCCACGTCAAAGATACTGATTTTAGATCACCACCCTCCTATAAGGCCAATGGTTTATGATAAGCATGTTTTTAACAAATTTTTAGAATTAAACCCCTACTATTATGGGTTAGATGGTTCGTATGAAGTTTCAGGTGGGGGGATGTCATATCTACTTGCAAGAACTTTTGGTTTTTATGATTTAAGCTGGTTTGGAGTTTTAAGTGCTGTTGGAGACATGCAAAACAGCTTAACTGGAAAACTACTTGGTTTAAATCGGAATATACTTAATGACGCAATAGAAAACAGACTTATATCATCTGCAAACGATCTTTCCATTTATGGAAGGCAAACCCGCCCTATATTTATTGCTCTTTCATATTTTGGAGATGTTAACCTTCCAATTACAGGTAACAGAAATGAATGTATTGAAATGTTAAAGAGTCTGGATATCAAGATAAAAGATGGTAAAAAGGCCCGTACTTTATCTGATTTACGGGAAGAAGAGAAAAGTAAAATATTTTCAGAGCTTGTAAAGATGTTAAGCCGTGAAGTACCTCAAAAATACATAAAACACCTTCCTAAACTTATTGCTGGAGAATATTATGAGTTTTTAGATGAAGAAAAATACACCCCACTTAGGGATGCCAGCGAATTTTCTACTGCAGTTAACGCCTGTAGCCGCCATAATAATCCAGATATTGCATTTAAAGTACTTAAAGGAGATAGAAAACTCGCTTTAGATGAAATGGAATATCTAACCAGGGAGCATAGAATATATCTTGCCAGAAAGATGGATTGGATGCGAGAAGAAGATAGAATCGTGCAACTTAAAAACATTCAATATTTTGAAGGTAGTGAAATAAAAAGCGAGGTAATAGGAACAGTTGCAGGTATGAGTCTAAGTTATGGTGACTGGAGAAAACCAATAATTGGTTTTACACCGATAGATAATAATCGAATAAAAGTCTCTCTCAGGTGTTCACGCCTTTTAGCCTATGATGGCATACATTTTGGCAACATAATCCGAAAAATAGCAGTGGAATTAGGTGGAAATGGGGGAGGGCATTCAGTTGCCTGCGGTGCTTATATTAAGAGTGATAAAATAGATAAATTCCTTAAACTATTTGATGAATACTTGAATAGGAAATTATAA